From the Lolium rigidum isolate FL_2022 chromosome 2, APGP_CSIRO_Lrig_0.1, whole genome shotgun sequence genome, one window contains:
- the LOC124688519 gene encoding uncharacterized protein LOC124688519 has protein sequence MFTEGLDRDALKWVREGHGAGALHSHDRMDALRAARGAGGLGMPPPEKFRSGHLPRASVPSALRTSASSASDMDESSDADEVCSGGGGGGRYSVDSSPPARRAAAAPLYRYANAHAHQQQQHSSYYSSDGYSDLSSSRDTALPRPRPQPRAAAAYAEELEEYSDSAGSSEFSTQPTAARRTNGVGGGYASEYSHTGPARREASNAVPKPRVAAANNKPSNSRNYQQDRYSAQVPAARANVKSSPQMDGLSDVPSAPPIHDYSQEASPAPHCDTGTGANASVSDGSTVKKEEQGDDILGANLPDKTNRSTLNGKHSSKPSSSVPVRVPTFHASLQGPWYSVLAYDACVRLCLHAWARGCMEAPVFLENECTLLRDTFSLQDVLLQSEEELMTKRASELVTEGAPSKPKKTIGKMKVQVRKVRMSVDMPSGCSFSSLPVVRFDSVKHRLSNVQSSITSGWETVRRVQVSPHVPPNSSFSKHSLAYMQASAQYIKQVSGLLKVGVSTLRSSSADEIQQETYSCKLRLKSSPEDAVVPMQPGSGETHVFFPDSLGDDLIIDVSDSKGKPCGRVVAQVATMAEEPADKLRWWSIYREPEHELVGRIHLYVQYTTAADENNTKYGSVAETVAYDIVLEVAMKAQHIQQRNLVLQGSWKWLLTEFASYYGVSDAYTKLRYLSYIVDIATPTADWLNLVHELLLPVLMKSHDTAPLSHQENRILGEVEEQIEQTLAMVFENYKCLDESLVSGLVEDFRPPTGLAASALEPAIKLYSLLHDVLSPEAQLRLCGYFQAAARKRSRRHMLETDEFVAGNSEGIKMDLVYFSTAYQKMKSLCHNLRNEIFTDIEIHNHHILPSFVDLPNLTASIYSVELSNRLRSFLVACPPAGPSSPVSDLVIATADFQKDLASWNICTIKAGVDAKELFHLYIVLWIEDKRRALLENCRLDKVKWSGVRTQHMTTPFVEEMYDLLKNTLTEYEVIICRWPEYIFVLENAIADVEKAVIDSLDRQYAEILAPLKDCIAPKKFGLKYVQKLTKRNSTCPYIVPEDLGILLNTMKRLLDVLRPRIESHLRSWSSCIPNGGNTAAIGERLSEVTVTLRAKFRNYMQAVVEKLSENTRMQNTTKLKKIIQDSKELVMEADIRSRMQDLKDQLIEAINHMHKVSEVHVFVAICRGLWDRMGKDVLSFLENRKENKAWYKGARVAVSVLDDTFASQMQQLLGNTLQQKDLEPPRSIMEVRSILCKDAAPRQKNSSFYY, from the exons ATGTTCACCGAGGGGCTGGATCGGGACGCGCTCAAGTGGGTGCGGGAG GGACACGGCGCGGGGGCGCTGCACAGCCACGACCGGATGGACGCGCTGCGGGCGGCGCGGGGCGCCGGCGGGCTCGGCATGCCGCCGCCGGAGAAGTTCCGGAGCGGGCACCTGCCCCGCGCGTCCGTACCTTCCGCCCTGCGCACcagcgcctcctccgcctccgacaTGGACGAGTCCTCCGACGCCGACGAGGTCTgcagcggcgggggcggcggcggcaggtacTCCGTCGACTCCTCGCCGcccgcgcgccgcgccgccgccgcgcccctctaCCGCTACGCCAACGCGCACgcccaccagcagcagcagcacagcagctaCTACTCCAGCGACGGCTACTCGGATCTGAGCTCCTCCAGGGACACGGCGCTGCCCAGGCCGCGCCCGCAGCCGCGCGCCGCTGCCGCGTACGCGGAGGAGTTGGAGGAGTACTCCGACTCCGCCGGCAGCTCCGAGTTCTCCACCCAGCCTACTGCGGCGCGCCGGACCAACGGCGTGGGCGGCGGGTACGCGTCCGAGTACTCCCACACCGGCCCGGCCAGGAGGGAGGCGAGCAATGCGGTTCCCAAGCCTCGCGTCGCAGCAGCGAACAACAAGCCTTCAAACTCGAGGAATTACCAGCAGGACCGCTACTCTGCGCAGGTCCCTGCTGCTCGAGCCAACGTCAAATCCTCCCCCCAGATG GATGGTTTATCTGATGTCCCCAGTGCACCACCAATACACGATTACAGTCAGGAAGCTTCACCAGCTCCTCACTGTGACACCGGAACTGGCGCAAATGCTAGTGTCTCGGATGGTTCAACTGTCAAAAAAGAGGAACAGGGTGATGATATCTTGGGAGCTAACTTGCCTGACAAGACTAATAG GAGCACTTTGAATGGAAAGCACAGCAGCAAGCCATCTAGTTCAGTTCCTGTTCGGGTCCCAACCTTTCATGCCAG TTTGCAAGGGCCATGGTATTCAGTCCTTGCATATGATGCTTGTGTTCGCCTGTGTCTTCATGCATGGGCTAGAGGCTGTATGGAAGCTCCAGTTTTTCTGGAAAATGAATGCACGTTGTTGAGAGATACATTTAG CTTGCAAGATGTGCTGCTGCAATCTGAAGAGGAGCTTATGACAAAACGGGCATCGGAACTAGTTACTGAAGGCGCTCCATCAAAACCCAAGAAAACAATAGGCAAAATGAAAGTACAAG TTCGCAAAGTCCGTATGTCTGTAGACATGCCTTCTGGTTGCAGTTTTTCATCATTGCCAGTGGTGAGATTTGATTCAGTTAAGCACCGCCTGTCCAACGTACAATCATCAATCACATCTGGGTGGGAGACAGTCAGGAGAGTTCAAGTATCACCGCATGTACCACCTAATAGTTCATTTTCGAAGCATAGCTTAGCATACATGCAAGCAAGTGCTCAATATATAAAGCAGGTGTCTGGTCTGCTAAAAGTTGGCGTGAGTACTCTTCGCAGCAGTTCAGCAGATGAAATACAACAAG AGACATATTCGTGCAAACTGAGGCTTAAAAGTTCACCTGAAGATGCAGTGGTACCAATGCAGCCAGGATCTGGAGAAACACATGTTTT CTTTCCAGATAGCCTGGGAGACGATTTGATCATTGATGTATCTGATTCCAAAGGAAAACCCTGTGGGCGTGTTGTTGCTCAAGTTGCTACAATGGCAGAGGAACCT GCTGACAAACTTCGCTGGTGGTCAATATACCGGGAGCCAGAGCATGAGCTTGTGGGCCGCATACATCTGTATGTCCAATATACAACTGCTGCGGATGAAAACAACACAAAG TATGGCTCCGTTGCAGAGACTGTGGCGTATGATATTGTTTTGGAAGTTGCAATGAAAGCGCAACACATTCAGCAAAGAAATCTTGTCTTGCAAGGTTCTTGGAAATGGTTGCTGACAGAATTTGCATCGTACTATGGGGTTTCAGATGCCTACACTAAGTTGAG GTACCTTTCTTATATTGTGGATATTGCAACCCCGACTGCTGACTGGCTGAATCTGGTGCATGAACTCTTGCTGCCAGTACTAATGAAGAGCCATGATACTGCCCCATTGAGCCATCAAGAG AATCGAATACTTGGGGAAGTTGAAGAACAAATCGAGCAGACTTTAGCAATGGTATTTGAGAATTACAAGTGCCTTGATGAGTCATTGGTCTCTGGACTGGTGGAAGACTTTAGGCCTCCTACTGGATTGGCCGCGTCAGCTCTGGAGCCAGCTATAAAGTTGTACAGTCTACTACATGATGTGCTATCTCCAGAGGCCCAACTCAGACTCTGTGGTTACTTCCAG GCTGCTGCCAGGAAGCGATCGAGGAGGCACATGCTTGAAACTGATGAATTTGTGGCAGGAAATTCTGAAGGCATAAAGATGGACTTGGTGTACTTTTCAACGGCTTACCAGAAGATGAAATCATTGTGTCATAATTTACGCAATGAAATTTTTACAGACATTGAAATTCATAACCATCACATACTTCCCAG TTTTGTCGACCTCCCCAATTTGACAGCCTCCATCTATAGTGTGGAGCTTTCAAATAGATTACGCTCGTTCCTTGTTGCCTGCCCTCCCGCTGGACCTTCATCTCCTGTTTCAGATTTGGTGATTGCTACGGCAGATTTTCAGAAGGATCTTGCCAGCTGGAACATTTG CACTATTAAAGCTGGTGTTGATGCAAAAGAGTTGTTCCATTTATACATTGTATTATGGATTGAAGACAAACGCAGAGCACTGCTTGAAAATTGCAGGCTGGATAAG GTTAAATGGTCAGGAGTTAGGACTCAGCATATGACAACACCTTTCGTGGAAGAGATGTATGATTTGCTGAAGAATACATTGACAGAGTACGAGGTTATCATTTGTCGATGGCCAGAGTACATATTTGTTCTGGAGAAT GCTATTGCAGATGTTGAGAAAGCGGTAATCGACTCCCTCGACAGGCAGTATGCGGAGATTTTGGCTCCACTTAAGGATTGTATCGCCCCAAAGAAATTTGGTCTCAAATATGTACAAAAACTAACAAAGCGCAATTCGACGTGCCCGTATATTGTACCTGAAGAT CTTGGAATCCTCTTGAATACAATGAAAAGACTATTGGATGTTTTGCGGCCACGGATTGAGAGCCATCTGAGGTCATGGAGTTCCTGTATACCTAATGGAGGAAACACAGCTGCCATTGGTGAAAGACTCAGTGAGGTCACTGTAACATTGAGAGCCAAATTCCGAAACTACATGCAAGCAGTTGTTGAGAAGCTCTCTGAAAAT ACCCGCATGCAGAACACCACAAAGCTCAAGAAGATCATCCAGGATTCAAAAGAATTGGTCATGGAGGCTGATATCCGCAGCAGGATGCAGGATTTGAAGGATCAGTTAATTGAGGCAATAAATCATATGCACAAAGTCTCCGAagttcatgtgtttgtagccatATGCCGAGGCCTTTGGGACCGTATGGGAAAG GATGTCTTGAGTTTCCTGGAAAATCGCAAAGAAAACAAGGCCTGGTATAAAGGGGCGAGAGTCGCAGTATCT GTTCTTGATGATACGTTTGCATCCCAGATGCAGCAGCTGCTTGGTAATACGCTCCAGCAGAAGGACCTGGAGCCACCTAGGTCGATAATGGAAGTTAGGTCAATTCTCTGCAAAGATGCTGCACCCCGACAAAAGAACTCCAGCTTTTACTATTGA
- the LOC124688520 gene encoding uncharacterized protein At2g39795, mitochondrial-like: protein MALFAAARRAATSSLPLLRASTASRGAASLLRPLAAAAARPMPFSSATAVKPSSDDELLRVIKSEIKFAEDCDDHDRVEEIPENFPFKITDKKGLNEITLTRTYQGEKIEVLVSMPSLVTGDEAEHDQDEDDNEKDDDQEDGEKAPKSTIPLTVTVSKSDGPSLEFTCTAYPDEILIDTLSVKQPAANEDEELIAYEGPDFNDLDENLQRAFHKYLELRGITPLTTNFLHEYMINKDSREYLFWLNKLKDFVKQ, encoded by the exons ATGGCCCtcttcgccgccgcccgccgcgccgccacctcctccctccccctcctccgtGCGTCCACCGCATCGCGCGGCGCCGCGTCGCTGCTCCGCCccctggccgccgccgcggcgcggcCGATGCCCTTCTCGTCGGCGACCGCGGTGAAGCCTAGCTCCGACGACGAGCTCCTCCGCGTCATCAAGTCCGAGATAAAATTCGCCGAGGACTGCGACGACCACGACCGG GTTGAGGAGATCCCAGAGAACTTTCCTTTCAAAATCACGGACAAGAAGGGGCTCAACGAGATCACTCTAACAAGAACTTACCAGGGCGAGAAGATCGAGGTGTTGGTCTCCATGCCCAGCCTAGTCACCGGAGACGAGGCAGAGCATGACCAGGATGAGGATGACAATGAGAAAGACGATGATCAGGAAGATGGCGAGAAGGCCCCAAAGTCCACCATCCCCCTCACGGTCACCGTCTCCAAGAGCGACGGCCCGAGCCTCGAGTTCACCTGCACTGCATACCCTGACGAGATCCTGATCGACACCTTGTCCGTGAAGCAGCCGGCAGCGAACGAGGATGAGGAGCTGATTGCATACGAGGGCCCTGATTTCAA CGACCTTGATGAGAACCTGCAGAGGGCGTTCCACAAGTACCTGGAGCTGCGGGGAATCACGCCCTTGACCACCAACTTCCTGCATGAGTACATGATCAACAAGGACAGCCGCGAGTACCTCTTCTGGCTGAACAAGCTCAAGGACTTCGTCAAGCAGTAG
- the LOC124688521 gene encoding peptidyl-prolyl cis-trans isomerase FKBP12-like, with the protein MGFEKQILKAGTGPNPVKGQKVTVHCTGYGKDGDLTKKFWSTKDPGQEPFSFNIGLGKVIKGWDDGVLGMQLGEVARLTCTPDYAYGASGFPAWGIRPNSVLVFEIEVLSAN; encoded by the exons ATGGGATTCGAGAAGCAGATCCTGAAAGCCGGCACCGGCCCCAACCCCGTCAAGGGCCAGAAGGTCACCGTCCACTGCACCGGCTACG ggaaggatggtgatctgactAAGAAGTTCTGGAG TACCAAGGACCCTGGGCAGGAGCCATTTTCTTTCAACATTGGCCTGGGTAAAGTGATCAAAG GATGGGATGATGGAGTTCTGGGCATGCAATTGGGTGAAGTTGCTCGTCTTACG TGCACCCCAGATTACGCCTATGGAGCCAGTGGCTTTCCAGCATGGGGAATTCGGCCAAACTCTGTGCTGGTATTCGAGATCGAGGTTCTTAGCGCCAACTGA